The nucleotide window CATTCGTAAAGCCGGCGGGCCTGCTGGAACGAGGGGCCGTTGGGAGGAAGGAGGTCCAGCAGGTCCTCGGTATCCGCCAGCAGCATCTCGTCGCCGGTCTCTCGGCTGTAAAGCTCGGCCGCCTGGTCAAGCGGGATCACCGCGTCGTCGCGATAGAAGCCGGTCAGCACGAGGTCGTCGCAGCGGAACCGACAGACGCGCATGAGGACGCCTCCTCGTGAGTTTTGAACCGACCCGACGCCTTCCGACCCGACTTCCGAACCTAGACGATGATCGCTCCAGTGTATCGACATCCCGGCGCGAGTCCAGACACGCGTTTGATTGCTCGCGCGGTCGGGAAAGGGGTCGTCGAAATGCGAATCGGGCCACGCCGACTACGGTCTTCCCCCCTCGCGGGGGAAGATAGATCGCGAAGCGATCAGATGAGGGGGCGACCGGCGTCGACCGCGAATCGACGCTTCGGACTCAATCCGACGCCGATCGCCCCCTCATCCGGCCCTTCGGGCCACCTTCCCCCGCGAGGGGGGAAGGCCGTTATGGCCTCGAATGTTCACCCCACCTTTTCCCCCTGATGCGCCCGGCGGGCGAGGTTGAGGCCGCCCAGGGCCGGCTCGGGGACGAGGGTCGGGGTTGGGTCGTAGCCTCGGGCGCGGAGGTCTTCCAGGAGGGAGTCGGCCAGGGCGGGGGTGGAGACCAAAAAGCCGCCGGCCAGGCCGATGGGGAGCGGGCCGGACTCCCAGCCCAGGGAACGCGCGGCGGCGGCGGCGGTCTCGCCCAGGTCGCGGCCGGCGGGGCGGATCAGCTCGTCGAGCAGCGTCGGGTCGTCGGCGGCGGCTTCCACGACCGCTCGGGTCAACGCGGCGATCTTCGTGCGATCCATCCCCGGCGCGTACACGGCCGAGACGATCTTGGCCGGGCCGTCGATCCCCAGGGCTCGGCAGATGCAGTCGGTCAGCGGGTCAGGACCTTCGTCCTTCGGGTCGCGGCCGTCGATCCGGCGGGCGACTCGGCGCAAGGCGGCGCAGGCGACGGCGAAGGCGCTCCCTTCGTCGCCGAACGTCGCTCCCCAGCCGCCGGCCCGCGACTTGCGGCCGTCGCGGTCGCGCGAGACGGCGATCGAGCCCGTGCCGGCGATCACTCCCACGCCCCAGCCTTCCGGCGTGCCGGCGGCGACGACGAGGTCGCCGTCGTTGACCAGCACCAGGCGGTCGGCCCAGTTGCCGGCGACCGACCACTCGCCCAGCAGGGCCTTGTCCTCGGGTCGGTCGAACCCGGCCACGCCCAGACAGGCGACCGTCACCGACCGCGGCCAGAGGCCCGCCTCGGCGAACGCGCCGGCGATGGCCTCCTCCAGCGCCGTTCGCGCCGCGGCCGTGCCGACGGCCTTGGCGTTCGACGGCCCGGCCTCGCCCCGGCCGAGGATCGCGCCGTCGGGTCCGCCCAGCAGGGCGACCGTCGAGGTCCCGCCGCCGTCGACGCCCAGAAAGAGGAGGTCGGCCGCCTTCGTTTCCTGCCCACTCATGATGCGTTCGCCCTCGCCTTCTTCGCCTCGACGGCGCGCCGGACCTGGCCGCCGTGGGCTTCCAGCAGCGATTCCGCCTCGGCCGGCTCCACGCCCGCCAGCTCCACCACCAGGGCCGTTTTGAGCTTGCCGCCGCAGGCCGCCAGCAGCTCGACGGCTCGCGCGTCGTCGACGCCCGCCAGCTCGCGGAGCATCCGCCGGGCCCGGATCCGGAGCTTCTCGTTGACCGGCGTGAAGTCGATCATCCGGTTGCCCCAGGTCTTGCCGATCAGAACCATCGCCCCGGTCGTGATCATGTTCAAGACCATCTTGGTGGCGGTGCCCGACTTCAGCCGCGTCGACCCCGAGATCACCTCGGCGCCCACCAGCGGCGCGATGTCCAGGTCGACCTCCGCCCCCAGCAGGCTCGGCCGGTTGCAGGAGACGCCGACGGTGGCCGCCCCCCGCTTCTTCGCCTCGCGGACGGCGCCCAGCACGTAGGGCGTCCGGCCCGAGGTGGCGATGCCGACGACGATGTCGCGGTCGGTCACGTTCATGTCGGCGATCTCGGCCGCGCCGACGTCGGCGTCGTCCTCGGCGCCCTCGATCGACCGCGTCAGAGCCTTCTGGCCGCCGGCGATCAGGCCGACGACCATCTCCGGCGGCGTCGAGAAGGTGGGGGGGCATTCGGAGGCGTCGAGCACGCCGAGCCGGCCCGAGGTCCCGGCGCCGACGTAGATCAATCGCCCGCCGCGGCGGAACCGCTCGGCGGTCCACTCCACGGCCTTCGCGACGTTCTCCGCCTCGGCCCGAACGGCCTCGACGACCTTCACGTCCTCGTCATTCATGATCTGAACGATCCCCAGCGCGCCGACCGCGTCGATCTCGGTCGTTCGGGGGTTGCGGGCCTCGGTCAGCAGGTGGTCTTCCAGCGCCATCGTATCGGACTCGCTCAGCTCGTCGGTTGGAGGGATTCGGCCGCCGGGATCGGGCGGACGGTGGGGAAGATGCGGCCCGCGGCCAGGCCGACGATGAACGTCGTCGTCGAGCCCACCAGGGCGTACCAGGGCCACGCCAGCGAGGTGCCGAACTTGGCGTACATCACCGCGGCGACGCCCGCCGCCAGGCCCGTCAAGGCCGCCCCCTGGCCGACGTCCTTCGTCACGTTCCCCAGGATGAACAGGCCCAGCAAGATGCCCGTCGTGAAGCCGGCGATCGCCAGCGCGTTGTCGACCACGCTCGCTTCCAGGCCGGTCGCCCACCAGGCCACCGACGCCTGCACCACGCCGAACCCGATCGTCGCCAGCTTGGAGAGCCGGACCAGCCGGACCTCGTCCGTGTCGCCGGTGATCGGGCGATAGAGGTCGTTGATGAGCGTCGACGCCGAGGCGTTCAGGGAGCCCGAAAGCACCCCCATCGCCGAGGCGAAGATCGCCGCGATGACCAGCCCCAGGATTCCCGTGGGAAGCTGGTCCACGATGAACTGCGAGAACGCCCGGTCCGGCCTCGTCACGGGCTCGGACGGCGGGAACTGGCCGAAGAAGACGTAGAGCGCCACGCCGATGAACAGGAACAGGGCGAACTGGGCCAGCACCACGAACCCGCTGGCGATCAGCGCCCCCGCCGCCTGCTTCTGCGACCGGGCCGCCAGGTATCGCTGGACCATCATCTGGTCCGCGCCGTGGGTGGCCGTGTTCAGCACCATGCCGCCGATCAGGCCGGCCCAGAAGGTGTAGGGCTTGGTCAGGGTGAAGCTGAAGTCGAACGTCTTGAACTTGTCGGCCGCCTTCGCCGTGTCCATGAGCTGGCCCAGCCCGCCGGGGAGTTTGTGGATCAGGATGTACAGGGCGATCAGGGCCCCGATGATGTAGACGGTGAACTGAAGGACGTCCGCCCAGATGACCGCCTTCACGCCGCCGATGTAGGTGTAGATGATCGTGGCGACCTCAACGGCGATGATCGCGTAGAGGATGTCCCACCTGGTGATGATCGACAGGACGGTCGCCGCCAGGAACAGCCGCAGGCCGTCCCCCAGGTTGCGGGTGAAGAGGAACAGAATCGACGCCGTGCGACGGGTCGCCTGGCCGAAGCGGTTCCCCAGCACCTGGTAGGCGGTCTCGATCTGCCCCTTGAAGTACGAGGGGAGCAGCACGGCCGAGACGATCATCCGGCCGAAGATGTAGCCGATCGGCAACTGGAGGAACTCGAAGTTCCCCTTGTACGCCGTCCCCGGGACGCTCAGGAACGTCACCGTGCTGGTCTCGGTGGCGACGATCGAGATCATCACCGCCCAGATGGGCATGTCGCGCTCGGCGAGGAAATACCCCTTGAGCCCTTGCTCCCCCTTGCCGCCGATCCACCCCCCGAGCGCCGTGCACCCGAGAATGTAGACCACGATCACCGCTACGTCGATCGGACTCATCGGCCTCACCGGAAACGGTCGGATTCTGTTCAGACGCCCACATCAAGGCCGCATCGACGCCTTGCCGTCGGGAGAGGGGTCGATCTTAGCACATTCGGCGACGACCTTGCATCCTCGGTCGAGGCCGCCGCCCGACGAACCACCGCCTCACCCGTTGATCGTCGGCGACGAGGGCCGCTGAACGTCCTGCGAAATCACCGTTCTCCGTGGCGAAGTCGCCTCTCGCGTTGAATGGCGTCTTCATTCGGTCACCGCAGGCCGACCACGCCTTATCTCCACTCGTGGGACGCCCCAAACGACAACGACGTCGACCGTCCCACGAGACAAGAAGGAGATAAGGATGAGCTTTCGCCTTGGCAAGTGGACGTTGATGATCGCTCTCGCGGCCGGGGCTGTCGCCCCGGAGGCCTCCGCGGCCAACCTGGTCACGAACGGCAGCTTCGAGAGCGCCACCGGATTCAATGGAAGCAAGGAGAACCTGAGCACCCTGACGCTGACCGGGTGGAGCCTCGGGGCCCACGGATCGTCCGGTTCGCTGGGCTACCTGGTCGCCCCCGGCCAGGCGGACAACGGCGACTATTTGTCGGTGTACAACGGGTTTCCGAACCAGAGCCCGGACGGCGGCAAGTTCGTCATGATCGACGGCGACCCCGCCTGGACGGTCCCCATCTATCAGACGATCAGCGGCCTGACCGTTGGGCAGGTCTACATGCTCACGTTCTACCAGGCGGCCGGCCAGCAGGCGGGGTTCACCGGCCCCACCACCGAGCGCTGGTCGGTGACCTTCGGCTCGGATACGCAGCTCTCTCACAAGTTCGAGCTCCTTCAAGGGGCGACCGGCCAGTGGGAGAAGCAGACGATGTTCTTCCAGGCCACGTCGGCCAGCCAGGTGCTGACCTTCCTGGCCGTGGGGACCCCCAACGGCGCCCCGCCGATCGCCTTCCTGGACGGCGTCTCGATGGAAGCGGTGCCTGAGCCGTCGAGCATCGCCCTGGCTGCTCTCGGCATCGTCGGCGTGCTCGGCGGTCAACTCCGCCGCTCCCGCCGGGCTTCGGCCTGATCGCCCGACCGCTCGTCGCGACTCGGCAGACCTCTGCCGGCCGGAGGCTCTCGCCTCTTGGCCGGCTTTCGGCTGTTCGAAGGGGAATGCCGCAACACGGCTCCTTGAAACGAGGCGAACGGAAGAAGTACCCTCGATCACCGGACTCACCGCCGCCCCCGCGCGAGGTCGCCCCCGATGGATCACGACGAAGCCGCCCGTTGCTGGGAAGGCAACGCCGAAGCCTGGACGAAGCTGGCGCGGGCTGGTTACGACGTCTACCGCGACGGCTTCAACACGCCGGCGTTCTTCGACCTGCTGCCGGACGTGGTAGGGCTCTCGGGCCTGGACGTCGGCTGCGGCGAGGGCCACAACACGCGGCGGCTCGCCCGTCGAGGAGCCCGCGTCACGGCCGTCGACGTCTCGGAGACCTTCATCCGATACGCCCGCGAGGCCGAGGCCGCCGAGCCGCAGGGGATCGACTACCGGGTCGCGAGCGCCCTGGCCCTGCCGTTCGAGGCCGGCACGTTCGACTTCGCCACCAGCTTCATGTGCTTCATGGACGTCCCACAGACGGACCGCGTGCTGGCCGAGGCCTTCCGCGTCCTGAAGCCGGGCGGGTTCCTCCAGTTCTCGATCTGCCACCCCTGCTACGACACGCCCCACCGCCGCAACCTCCGCGACGGCCACGGCCGGACCTACGCGATCGAGATCGGCGACTACTTCCGCAACCGGACGGGGGACGTCGTGGAATGGATCTTCTCGTCCGCCCCGCCCGAGGCCACGGCGGGCCTGCCGAAGTTCCAAACGCCCTACTTCACCCACACGCTCTCCGAGTGGCTCAACCTCCTGATGGACGCCGGCTTCCACATCGAGCGCCTCGCCGAACCCCGCCCCGACGACGAGGCCGTCCGCGTCTACCCCGCCTTGCAAGACGCCCAGGTCGTCGCCTACTTCCTTCACGTCCGGGCCCGAAAGCCGAGCTAGCTCGATTTCGTCGTCGCCCCGAAGAAACTTGCAATGAAATCCCGGCCGCGCGGGACTACAAAGGAGAGAGGGGTCCGCGAGAGGCGACGGGAAGGAGCGAGCCATGGCGAGGCAGGCCGGCGCGAGCGTCAACGGCGATCTGGACCGGTGGACCGTGGAAGCGGGCCAACCCGACGGTCTGCTGCTTCAGGCGTTCCTCACCCGCGACGAGGACGCCGCCGAGGAGGCCTTCCGCCGCCTGGTCGACCGCCACGCGGCGGCCGTGATCCGCGTCTGCCGCGACGTCCTGGGCGACGAACACGAGGCGCAGGACGCCGCGCAGGCCGTGTTCCTGGTCCTGGCCCGCAAGGCGGCGACGATCGGCCGGCCGGATTCGCTCGGCTCCTGGCTGCACGGCGTGGCGCTTCGAGTGGCTCGCAGGGCGCGAGACGGCTCCGAGCGTCGTCGACGGGCCGAGGCGAAGGGCGGAGCGGCGACGGCCGAGCGCGCCTCGGGCGTTGCGGCGATCGACCCGGACGACCTCCAGATCCTCCACGAGGAGCTGGACCGGCTCCCCGACGGCTACCGCCTGCCGCTGGTCCTCTGCTACTTCGAGGGCTACACCCAGGAGCGGGCCGCCGGCGTGCTCGGCTGGCCGTACGGAACGCTTCAGGCCCGGCTCCACCGAGGCCGACGCAAGCTCCGCGAAGCCCTCGTCCGTCGCGACCCCGCCCTCCGCGGGGCCATGGCCGCCCTCGTCGGCTTCCGACCCGACCCCGCCGAATGGACGACCCGAACCGCCCGCGCCGCCGTCCGCTTCTCCGGCACGGGCGCCCAGGAACTCGTCGGCCCGAACGTCGCCCAGTTGGCCCTCGCCTCCGCCGGTTCGACGACGCCCGCCCTCGCCTCGGCCGCCGGCCTGCTGGCTCTGGGAATCGCTTTGGGCGCCGTCTGGTTCGCGGGCTTCCGCCAGCCGGCAAACGACCTGCCAACAACACAGTCAGAAGCGCCTATCCTCCCTTCTCCCCTGGTGGGAGAAGGTGCCCCAGAGGGGCGGATGAGGGGGGTCGTCACCGTCGCTAAACCTGGGGATCCCCCTCATCCGGCCTTCGGCCACCTTCTCCCACCAGGGGAGAAGGGAGGAAGTTCTCGCCCCAGCCTCGATCTGACCTCTGCGCCCAACACTTCAAGCCCCGTTCCTCCACCCCCCGCCGGCCTCGCGGCGTCCGTCGCCCCCACCCCCGAGCCTCGTCGAGCTATCGACGGCCGGGAGTTGTTCCAGCGGATCTGGGCGGCCAACGACGCTCGCAGCCACGGCGGCGACGGGCTCGGGCCGGTGTTCAACGCCCGGTCTTGCCTGGACTGCCACGACCAGGGGGGCGTCGGCGGGTCGGGCTCGGCGATCCACAACATCGACGTCGCCACGGTCGGGCCGGCGGGGATCGGCGGCGGGGAGTTCTTCTACGCCTTCAGCATGAACTTCGGCGGCCAGGGCTTCGAGTACCGGTTCGGCTACGACCCCTCGCAGTGGGCCTCGGCCGACGGTACGCGCCGGACCGACGCCTCGGCGGCCTCGGCCGTGCATCCCGGGTTCCGCGACTCGCGGAGCGTCGTCCTGCACCGGTTTGGGGTCGACCCGACCTACGCCGCCTGGCGCGACGCCGTCCCCGGGCTGCACGGGAACGTCGACGTCCGGGTCTCCCAGCGCAACCCGTCGCCGCTGTTCGGCCTGGGGCTGATCGACGCCATCCCGGACGAGGCGATCATCGCCCACGCCCGCCGGGGAGGGGGACGGGTCGCCCGCGTCGAGGGGGGCCGCGTCGGCCGGTTCGGCTGGAAGGCCCAGACGGCGACCCTGGAGGAGTTCGTCGTCTCGGCCGCCTCGTCGGAGCTGGGCCTGGAGACCCCCGGCCGTCGCCAGGCCGACTCGCCCCACCGCCCGGGGCTGACGTCGCCGGGGATGGACATGGACCGCGAGGAGTGCGCCGCGCTGGCCGCCTTCGTCCGCGACCTCCCCGCGCCGGTCGCCTCCACGCCGGCCGACCCGAAGGACGCGGCGGACGTCGACGAGGGCGCCAGGACCTTCCGCTCGATCGGCTGCGCCGGCTGCCACCTGCCGAAGTTGGGGGACGTCGAGGGCCTCTACAGCGACCTCCTTCTCCACGACATGGGCGCCGACCTGGCCGACGCCGCGGGCTACACCGTCTTCGGAGCCGGATCGACCGCCGACCCCGAGGATCGGGCCGCCTCCAAACGCCGCGAGTGGCGGACGCCCCCGCTGTGGGGCCTGCACGACTCCGCCCCGTACCTCCACGACGGCCGCGCCGAGACCGTCGCCCGAGCCATCGTCCTCCACGGCGGCCAGGGTTCCGCCTCGGCCGACCGCTTCACCAGACTCTCCCCCCGACGCAAGCGTCAGGTGGAGGCGTTCCTGGATTCGCTCACGGCCCCTCGCGGACGAGTGGAATAGGCGAGCCAGCCGACGATCGACTCCCTCTGTCTCAACTCTCTACTCCACGGGCTCGTCGTAGAAGCGATTGTAGCTGGACCATTCATCGTGTTCGTCGTCGTACCAGCCGCAGCGTCTCCAGCTTCCTTCCTCGCCTTCGATGACGTATTCCAGTACCAGATGATCCTTGTCGCCCAACAGTTGCTTCAGCCTCCGCTCGCCGCTGTAAAGAAAGAGCGTGGCCTCAAACCCAGCCGGCTGCGTCCCTTCAAAGCCCACCAGACAAAAAGGCCCGCGCCATGCGAGTTCCAATGCTCCCGCGAACGGGCGGGGGCTCGCGATCATGGCCCACAAGAAACCATCGTTGATGCGTTCCTCTCGAATTTCGACCGGCAGCCCGAGAAACGCCTCCAGCTTGGCGAGAACGTGTCGAGCGACACGCGACACTTCGTCATTGCCATGTGAGGCATCTTTGTCATAGTCACGCAAGAATCTGTCGAATTCATTCACTCTTCCAAACCTCTTCGGATTCACGCCGACGGCCCCGTCCCCAGCAGCCCGGCGATGGCCGCTTCGATCATGTCCATGCGGGCGAGGCCTTCGCGGAGGCTTGCCGTGATGCCCGACTCTCCCCAGTAGGCGCCGGCGAGCTGGCCGCAGACGGCGCCGGTGGTGTCGGCGTCGTCGCCGAGGTTGACGGCTCTGAGGACGGCTTCTTCGAAGCCGGCCGCATCGTGGAAGGCCCAGAGGGCGGCTTCGAGGCTCTCGACGACCCAGCCGGAGCCGCGGATCGCCGGCGGCGTCTTGCCTCGGTAGCTGCCAGAGGCCACGTCGCGGATCAGGGGGTGGAGCGGCTCGGCGGCGTCGAGCTGGAGCAGGGGGGGCCAGTCGGCGGCAAGGACCACCTCCCGCGGCTCTCCCTGGATCAAGGCGGCGAGGACTGCGGCCAGGTAGCGGCAGGCCGACGTGCAAGGTCCGCTGGCGTGCGTCGGCAGGCTCGACTCCGCCGCCAGGCGGGCCAGCTCGTCGACCTTCTCGGGATACAGCTCGACGTAGC belongs to Paludisphaera rhizosphaerae and includes:
- a CDS encoding sigma-70 family RNA polymerase sigma factor — encoded protein: MARQAGASVNGDLDRWTVEAGQPDGLLLQAFLTRDEDAAEEAFRRLVDRHAAAVIRVCRDVLGDEHEAQDAAQAVFLVLARKAATIGRPDSLGSWLHGVALRVARRARDGSERRRRAEAKGGAATAERASGVAAIDPDDLQILHEELDRLPDGYRLPLVLCYFEGYTQERAAGVLGWPYGTLQARLHRGRRKLREALVRRDPALRGAMAALVGFRPDPAEWTTRTARAAVRFSGTGAQELVGPNVAQLALASAGSTTPALASAAGLLALGIALGAVWFAGFRQPANDLPTTQSEAPILPSPLVGEGAPEGRMRGVVTVAKPGDPPHPAFGHLLPPGEKGGSSRPSLDLTSAPNTSSPVPPPPAGLAASVAPTPEPRRAIDGRELFQRIWAANDARSHGGDGLGPVFNARSCLDCHDQGGVGGSGSAIHNIDVATVGPAGIGGGEFFYAFSMNFGGQGFEYRFGYDPSQWASADGTRRTDASAASAVHPGFRDSRSVVLHRFGVDPTYAAWRDAVPGLHGNVDVRVSQRNPSPLFGLGLIDAIPDEAIIAHARRGGGRVARVEGGRVGRFGWKAQTATLEEFVVSAASSELGLETPGRRQADSPHRPGLTSPGMDMDREECAALAAFVRDLPAPVASTPADPKDAADVDEGARTFRSIGCAGCHLPKLGDVEGLYSDLLLHDMGADLADAAGYTVFGAGSTADPEDRAASKRREWRTPPLWGLHDSAPYLHDGRAETVARAIVLHGGQGSASADRFTRLSPRRKRQVEAFLDSLTAPRGRVE
- the murQ gene encoding N-acetylmuramic acid 6-phosphate etherase: MALEDHLLTEARNPRTTEIDAVGALGIVQIMNDEDVKVVEAVRAEAENVAKAVEWTAERFRRGGRLIYVGAGTSGRLGVLDASECPPTFSTPPEMVVGLIAGGQKALTRSIEGAEDDADVGAAEIADMNVTDRDIVVGIATSGRTPYVLGAVREAKKRGAATVGVSCNRPSLLGAEVDLDIAPLVGAEVISGSTRLKSGTATKMVLNMITTGAMVLIGKTWGNRMIDFTPVNEKLRIRARRMLRELAGVDDARAVELLAACGGKLKTALVVELAGVEPAEAESLLEAHGGQVRRAVEAKKARANAS
- a CDS encoding class I SAM-dependent methyltransferase, which encodes MDHDEAARCWEGNAEAWTKLARAGYDVYRDGFNTPAFFDLLPDVVGLSGLDVGCGEGHNTRRLARRGARVTAVDVSETFIRYAREAEAAEPQGIDYRVASALALPFEAGTFDFATSFMCFMDVPQTDRVLAEAFRVLKPGGFLQFSICHPCYDTPHRRNLRDGHGRTYAIEIGDYFRNRTGDVVEWIFSSAPPEATAGLPKFQTPYFTHTLSEWLNLLMDAGFHIERLAEPRPDDEAVRVYPALQDAQVVAYFLHVRARKPS
- a CDS encoding sodium:solute symporter, coding for MSPIDVAVIVVYILGCTALGGWIGGKGEQGLKGYFLAERDMPIWAVMISIVATETSTVTFLSVPGTAYKGNFEFLQLPIGYIFGRMIVSAVLLPSYFKGQIETAYQVLGNRFGQATRRTASILFLFTRNLGDGLRLFLAATVLSIITRWDILYAIIAVEVATIIYTYIGGVKAVIWADVLQFTVYIIGALIALYILIHKLPGGLGQLMDTAKAADKFKTFDFSFTLTKPYTFWAGLIGGMVLNTATHGADQMMVQRYLAARSQKQAAGALIASGFVVLAQFALFLFIGVALYVFFGQFPPSEPVTRPDRAFSQFIVDQLPTGILGLVIAAIFASAMGVLSGSLNASASTLINDLYRPITGDTDEVRLVRLSKLATIGFGVVQASVAWWATGLEASVVDNALAIAGFTTGILLGLFILGNVTKDVGQGAALTGLAAGVAAVMYAKFGTSLAWPWYALVGSTTTFIVGLAAGRIFPTVRPIPAAESLQPTS
- a CDS encoding PEP-CTERM sorting domain-containing protein encodes the protein MSFRLGKWTLMIALAAGAVAPEASAANLVTNGSFESATGFNGSKENLSTLTLTGWSLGAHGSSGSLGYLVAPGQADNGDYLSVYNGFPNQSPDGGKFVMIDGDPAWTVPIYQTISGLTVGQVYMLTFYQAAGQQAGFTGPTTERWSVTFGSDTQLSHKFELLQGATGQWEKQTMFFQATSASQVLTFLAVGTPNGAPPIAFLDGVSMEAVPEPSSIALAALGIVGVLGGQLRRSRRASA
- a CDS encoding ADP-ribosylglycohydrolase family protein, which produces MSESEGGKTWDDRRRGALVGLAVGDALGAAVEFHRPGTFRPVVGYRDGGPHALGPGEWTDDTSMALALADSLGSVGWDLDDQAARYVKWRRLGTYSVNGVCFDIGNTTAAALLRFELGGNARGAGDPWESSAGNGSIMRLAPIPIRYVELYPEKVDELARLAAESSLPTHASGPCTSACRYLAAVLAALIQGEPREVVLAADWPPLLQLDAAEPLHPLIRDVASGSYRGKTPPAIRGSGWVVESLEAALWAFHDAAGFEEAVLRAVNLGDDADTTGAVCGQLAGAYWGESGITASLREGLARMDMIEAAIAGLLGTGPSA
- a CDS encoding N-acetylglucosamine kinase; this encodes MSGQETKAADLLFLGVDGGGTSTVALLGGPDGAILGRGEAGPSNAKAVGTAAARTALEEAIAGAFAEAGLWPRSVTVACLGVAGFDRPEDKALLGEWSVAGNWADRLVLVNDGDLVVAAGTPEGWGVGVIAGTGSIAVSRDRDGRKSRAGGWGATFGDEGSAFAVACAALRRVARRIDGRDPKDEGPDPLTDCICRALGIDGPAKIVSAVYAPGMDRTKIAALTRAVVEAAADDPTLLDELIRPAGRDLGETAAAAARSLGWESGPLPIGLAGGFLVSTPALADSLLEDLRARGYDPTPTLVPEPALGGLNLARRAHQGEKVG